Within Chlamydia pneumoniae TW-183, the genomic segment TGGGCAAACGTCATAGATTTACGAGCTGTAAGTCAAGCGTCAGCAGCTGATGGCGAAGATGTCCCTGGGAAGCAACTGAGCATCACAGGAATTACAAATTTCTTCCATGCGAATCATACCGGTGATGCACGCAGCTACCGCCATATGGGTGGAGGCTACCTCATCAATACCTACACACGCATCACTCCAGATGCTGCGTTAAGTCTAGGTTTTGGACAGCTGTTTACAAAATCTAAGGATTACCTCGTAGGTCACGGTCATTCTAACGTTTATTTCGCTACAGTATACTCTAACATCACCAAGTCTCTGTTTGGATCATCGAGATTCTTCTCAGGAGGCACTTCTCGAGTTACCTATAGCCGTAGCAATGAGAAAGTAAAGACTTCATATACAAAATTGCCTAAAGGGCGCTGCTCTTGGAGTAACAATTGCTGGTTAGGAGAACTCGAAGGGAACCTTCCCATCACTCTCTCTTCTCGCATCTTAAACCTCAAGCAGATCATTCCCTTTGTAAAAGCTGAAGTTGCTTACGCGACTCATGGGGGCATCCAAGAAAATACCCCTGAGGGGAGGATTTTTGGACACGGTCATCTACTCAACGTTGCAGTTCCCGTAGGCGTCCGCTTTGGTAAAAATTCTCATAATCGACCAGATTTTTACACTATAATCGTAGCCTATGCTCCTGATGTCTATCGTCACAATCCTGATTGCGATACGACATTACCTATTAATGGAGCTACGTGGACCTCTATAGGGAATAATCTAACCAGAAGTACTTTGCTAGTACAAGCATCCAGCCATACTTCAGTAAATGATGTTCTAGAGATCTTCGGGCACTGTGGATGTGATATTCGCAGAACCTCCCGTCAATATACTCTAGATATAGGAAGCAAATTACGATTTTAAACCTTATTTAACGACAGGGTTGAGGCATGCCTCTTTCTTTCAAATCTTCATCTTTTTGTCTACTTGCCTGTTTATGTAGTGCAAGTTGCGCGTTTGCTGAGACTAGACTCGGAGGGAACTTTGTTCCTCCAATTACGAATCAGGGTGAAGAGATCTTACTCACTTCAGATTTTGTTTGTTCAAACTTCTTGGGGGCGAGTTTTTCAAGTTCCTTTATCAATAGTTCCAGCAATCTCTCCTTATTAGGGAAGGGCCTTTCCTTAACGTTTACCTCTTGTCAAGCTCCTACAAATAGTAACTATGCGCTACTTTCTGCCGCAGAGACTCTGACCTTCAAGAATTTTTCTTCTATAAACTTTACAGGGAACCAATCGACAGGACTTGGCGGCCTCATCTACGGAAAAGATATTGTTTTCCAATCTATCAAAGATTTGATCTTCACTACGAACCGTGTTGCCTATTCTCCAGCATCTGTAACTACGTCGGCAACTCCCGCAATCACTACAGTAACTACAGGAGCCTCTGCTCTCCAACCTACAGACTCACTCACTGTCGAAAACATATCCCAATCGATCAAGTTTTTTGGGAACCTTGCCAACTTCGGCTCTGCAATTAGCAGTTCTCCCACGGCAGTCGTTAAATTCATCAATAACACCGCTACCATGAGCTTCTCCCATAACTTTACTTCGTCAGGAGGCGGCGTGATTTATGGAGGAAGCTCTCTCCTTTTTGAAAACAATTCTGGATGCATCATCTTCACCGCCAACTCCTGTGTGAACAGCTTAAAAGGCGTCACCCCTTCATCAGGAACCTATGCTTTAGGAAGTGGCGGAGCCATCTGCATCCCTACGGGAACTTTCGAATTAAAAAACAATCAGGGGAAGTGCACCTTCTCTTATAATGGTACACCAAATGATGCGGGTGCGATCTACGCCGAAACCTGCAACATCGTAGGGAACCAGGGTGCCTTGCTCCTAGATAGCAACACTGCAGCGAGGAATGGCGGAGCCATCTGTGCTAAAGTGCTCAATATTCAAGGACGCGGTCCTATTGAATTCTCTAGAAACCGCGCGGAGAAGGGTGGAGCTATTTTCATAGGCCCCTCTGTTGGAGACCCTGCGAAGCAAACATCGACACTTACGATTTTGGCTTCCGAAGGTGATATTGCGTTCCAAGGAAACATGCTCAATACAAAACCTGGAATCCGCAATGCCATCACTGTAGAAGCAGGGGGAGAGATTGTGTCTCTATCTGCACAAGGAGGCTCACGTCTTGTATTTTATGATCCCATTACACATAGCCTCCCAACCACAAGTCCGTCTAATAAAGACATTACAATCAACGCTAATGGCGCTTCAGGATCTGTAGTCTTTACAAGTAAGGGACTCTCCTCTACAGAACTCCTGTTGCCTGCCAACACGACAACTATACTTCTAGGAACAGTCAAGATCGCTAGTGGAGAACTGAAGATTACTGACAATGCGGTTGTCAATGTTCTTGGCTTCGCTACTCAGGGCTCAGGTCAGCTTACCCTGGGCTCTGGAGGAACCTTAGGGCTGGCAACACCCACGGGAGCACCTGCCGCTGTAGACTTTACGATTGGAAAGTTAGCATTCGATCCTTTTTCCTTCCTAAAAAGAGATTTTGTTTCAGCATCAGTAAATGCAGGCACAAAAAACGTCACTTTAACAGGAGCTCTGGTTCTTGATGAACATGACGTTACAGATCTTTATGATATGGTGTCATTACAATCTCCAGTAGCAATTCCTATCGCTGTTTTCAAAGGAGCAACCGTTACTAAGACAGGATTTCCTGATGGGGAGATTGCGACTCCAAGCCACTACGGCTACCAAGGAAAGTGGTCCTACACATGGTCCCGTCCCCTGTTAATTCCAGCTCCTGATGGAGGATTTCCTGGAGGTCCCTCTCCTAGCGCAAATACTCTCTATGCTGTATGGAATTCAGACACTCTCGTGCGTTCTACCTATATCTTAGATCCCGAGCGTTACGGAGAAATTGTCAGCAACAGCTTATGGATTTCCTTCTTAGGAAATCAGGCATTCTCTGATATTCTCCAAGATGTTCTTTTGATAGATCATCCCGGGTTGTCCATAACCGCGAAAGCTTTAGGAGCCTATGTCGAACACACACCAAGACAAGGACATGAGGGCTTTTCAGGTCGCTATGGAGGCTACCAAGCTGCGCTATCTATGAACTACACGGACCACACTACGTTAGGACTTTCTTTCGGGCAGCTTTATGGAAAAACTAACGCCAACCCCTACGATTCACGTTGCTCAGAACAAATGTATTTACTCTCGTTCTTTGGTCAATTCCCTATCGTGACTCAAAAGAGCGAGGCCTTAATTTCCTGGAAAGCAGCTTATGGTTATTCCAAAAATCACCTAAATACCACCTACCTCAGACCTGACAAAGCTCCAAAATCTCAAGGGCAATGGCATAACAATAGTTACTATGTTCTTATTTCTGCAGAACATCCTTTCCTAAACTGGTGTCTTCTTACAAGA encodes:
- a CDS encoding autotransporter domain-containing protein codes for the protein MPLSFKSSSFCLLACLCSASCAFAETRLGGNFVPPITNQGEEILLTSDFVCSNFLGASFSSSFINSSSNLSLLGKGLSLTFTSCQAPTNSNYALLSAAETLTFKNFSSINFTGNQSTGLGGLIYGKDIVFQSIKDLIFTTNRVAYSPASVTTSATPAITTVTTGASALQPTDSLTVENISQSIKFFGNLANFGSAISSSPTAVVKFINNTATMSFSHNFTSSGGGVIYGGSSLLFENNSGCIIFTANSCVNSLKGVTPSSGTYALGSGGAICIPTGTFELKNNQGKCTFSYNGTPNDAGAIYAETCNIVGNQGALLLDSNTAARNGGAICAKVLNIQGRGPIEFSRNRAEKGGAIFIGPSVGDPAKQTSTLTILASEGDIAFQGNMLNTKPGIRNAITVEAGGEIVSLSAQGGSRLVFYDPITHSLPTTSPSNKDITINANGASGSVVFTSKGLSSTELLLPANTTTILLGTVKIASGELKITDNAVVNVLGFATQGSGQLTLGSGGTLGLATPTGAPAAVDFTIGKLAFDPFSFLKRDFVSASVNAGTKNVTLTGALVLDEHDVTDLYDMVSLQSPVAIPIAVFKGATVTKTGFPDGEIATPSHYGYQGKWSYTWSRPLLIPAPDGGFPGGPSPSANTLYAVWNSDTLVRSTYILDPERYGEIVSNSLWISFLGNQAFSDILQDVLLIDHPGLSITAKALGAYVEHTPRQGHEGFSGRYGGYQAALSMNYTDHTTLGLSFGQLYGKTNANPYDSRCSEQMYLLSFFGQFPIVTQKSEALISWKAAYGYSKNHLNTTYLRPDKAPKSQGQWHNNSYYVLISAEHPFLNWCLLTRPLAQAWDLSGFISAEFLGGWQSKFTETGDLQRSFSRGKGYNVSLPIGCSSQWFTPFKKAPSTLTIKLAYKPDIYRVNPHNIVTVVSNQESTSISGANLRRHGLFVQIHDVVDLTEDTQAFLNYTFDGKNGFTNHRVSTGLKSTF